The DNA sequence tccCATTACATTAGGTGCACGTGTTAACTTCGCATTTTCCAATACCATCGACATTCGTCGACTGAGCTCATATCGTTTCTaatttgagttttgttttgtttccttacCGGTAGGATTTAGGTGCTGCTATCACAAACTAGACCATCGTCGCACACTTGGTTTTTCCTGTCCTATTCCTGCTCTATTActgtttcgcaaaaaaaaaatgcaacccaCGCAGGATTGCAGCGCATCGTTCGGACGCATACGCATATCGCTTACCCCGTGGCGTTACTCTACTCTACTCCTACGCACAAACGCAACGGGGGCGTTTGTTTTGGTGAGCAAAGGGTGTCGAGATTTGTCAAAGAAACGGGTTAAATTCTACACGAGGTccacacacttttttttttaatacgaaCGAGAGTGGCGTGAGCGGCAAATAACACCGAGCCCGACCTTCTTGTTGCATTATTTGAGCAATAATATAGCCTTAGTCGTCAGCCTCCCTGTCCTTCTGATGCTTGCGCTCCGTCCGTATACGCTCCTGGCAGACCTGTACGAACAACAAGTAACTTGAGTAACACGGGTTTATATTGGGAGGAAGAAAATGCTCtgtatataatataatatatatgtatatctTCCACTACTTTGCTGTATATACGGTAGAAATGCTTCAGTGGTTATCCGTTAGGTTGCAATGCAATAAATTGAGTTTACACCATTTTCCACCCGTTCAGCTCGTTCAGCCTTTCATTTAGTGTTGCGCTGTTAACCCACTCCCACTCGCTTGCAAAGTCTTGTTATCGTTTtcctatttctttttttccaatcCGCAATTTGGTATTAAAATGCTCACAAGACAAGAAATGATGCAACTCGTTTTTGGCGTGGTGAGTAGGTTGTCTAAAGGGGTGAGAGGGAGGTAGAGGAGGGATTAGGTTCTACCCCTAACGGCCTTTTGATTATCTACGTTCGAAACAATCCACTCTAAATCCGAttgtgtataaataaaactctCAATCGTGCCTACAACCGCAGTCTCTATTAGAATGTGCCACACGGGGGAGTGCAGCTGGGTGATGGTGGGTTACAAATATCATCAGCTGTTtatgtttaccttttttttgcattttgtttttgttggaaGAACTATTAGTGACTATTTTGTATTTGTAATTGCATTCTCGCTAAATggggcttttgtgtgtgtggtaaatTTGTGTTCTCTTATACAAACAGTATCGCTAGCAGTACTTCttatgcacacacatacacacacacacacacacacactcacacgcataCGCAGTTCCTTGCTCGGGGTTTAAAATgaatgtctgtgtgtgctatacttttttttctcatattTTAAGTGACACAGGGATTGCCCCATTGCTTTTCCCAGACACCGGCAAGCTGCGAAGTTTTTAAAAACGATACGCGCCTAACATTAAAACCTACCTCCAAATCGAAAAGCGACAGTACAATACAGACAATACAGAGAGGGAGATACAGTTCGATGATGATTTAAAACACATAATACGCATTGTGCAGCAGGCAGCAGAGCATTCTTCACTAATCCTATTTAAAGCCTACGGGTTTCGCTCGCTACTGCAtccatgtttttttgcttgtttgctccCTGCCAAACATTCCTGCAAACGTGCATGCTCTTCGCGTATCACTGGCGGGTAAAAAagacactctcacacacacacacacacgcacatacacgcaGACACACATTGCAACACACGCATTCACACTCTAACGGGTTTTCAGTCAAAtggcacagacacacacgcgcgtgggTAAAAGCGCCCAGAAGCCTTCAACCGACTGGGCGCGTTCCATTCTGCCTGAAATTCGCCTGCTGCATGCGCACCCAATCGCAAACACCCGACACGAACCTAATTTCTAtggctgctactgctaccgcTGCCGAATGCTTTGCCGCACAACTAATGCTAATGCTCATTTATGGAGAGGTTGCGTTAGAGTAACGTTGAGGAATTAAAAGTAGGTTCtaaacgtaaaaaaaagcaagcttAAAAACGAAACGCTGGTGCCCCGACACGGCACGGACCATCCGCTCTTGCTCAACCCTTCTGCTGGCTGCTGGGGACCGCTCACTTCGTGTCGACCGTGGCCCGCAGCTTGGCCCGGGCATTCAGATACTCCGGGTTGATCGAGCCGCCGGTCGGATCGGTCCCGCCCGTCCCGCTGCCCCCCTTCTGCTGCTCCAGCCGCTGGGCGCGCTGCATGATGACGCGCCCGAGCTCGGTCGCGATCGTTTGCTCCGTCTGCTTGGCCAGGTTTTGGGCCGCCAGCACCTGGCGCTCCTTCTGCTTCTCGAGCGCCCGCTGCAGCTCGGACTTTTGGTTCAGGACGCTCTTGCCactaaaaagaagaaaaaaaaaaacaaagcaacgtCAGAGGAATGGGATTATAAATCGGAgtccacaacacacacacacatacagggtGGACATTGACTTACATCTTCTGGTTGAACATCATCTCGCGGTGCAGATTTTGCCGATCGATCGACTCGAGCACCGGGTTGGCCAGCTTCTTTGGTACGATCAGTCCCTGCGCGTCGGTCATGACGCTTTGGCTGGTGCTGATTGGGCGCATCATTCCCGCTCCTGGTCCGGTAGGGTGCGCGTGTAGTTCGGCCGACGATGCGCGGCGTTGCTGGTGCTGGGCTGGTGCGCTCGCGTATGTACTGTTACCGTTTGGGACGATCCGGTCGTCTAGGTTTGTTTCATCTGCTCGGAGACGGttgaaagaaacacacaccgaagcacgccaaaaaaaaataaaaacattagtAGACGCGGAAGAagaagtgagaaaaaaaaaacagatgacTGCCAACTAcccaaaactatttgtatAGCCTCACTGCTAGCCGTACTTCACCTACAGCACGCTATCGCATTTAGCACAAGCTCGAGCGCACACCAAAGCAGCATTAATACCACCTGTCGCACCTTGCTCGAAGATTCGCATTTTCTCACGGATGGTTTTGGTGGGTATAAAGTGCGGTCGGTACATTGTAGTCGTGCTTAGAAGGGGTGCGTATGCTGCGGGCTCTGTTACGGATTAGGCGTAGACAAAGTTAACACACAGTATCATCAGTGCAAGACGGCCAATGCTTAGAAGTTGGGCAAACCCCGGAGGATCCGCTGTAAAGACTCTTCCTTGTTGTTAGGGTATGGGCAGTATTACTGATGTGCTCCGCAGAGCGCATCCACGACTCCGGTCCGACTTCGGCTTTTATTAGTACGGCAAAATCCGAACCACTAGTTAGGCTCGGactcggagtcgtccagagtcgacaAGAGtcagagtcattcggagtcgtccagagtcgtagtcattcgaagtcgtccagagtcgatcGGGGTCAAAAGAAGCCGTCCAGTGCAATGTGCTTGTGTTAAGGCAGTTCATTTAGTTGGGGTTTGGTTGTCTTCCACTTTGCGCTTGCACTTCCTATAAAGGGCTTTGTTTCGAAGGCCGACTCCGGCTGACTCCGACTCTAaccgactccgaatgactaaAATGACTCTGAAAAACTCTGGACGACTAcggacgattccgactccgaacaactccgaccggctccggatgactccggacgattctgaacgactccggataacaCTGGGCggaccttccggagtcgattctggAATTattggagtcggatcggagtgggcaccggatttttgccaactttacccatcactaggtAGGATACTCTATCAGGATTTGTGGCAGCTAAAGGAACTTCTTGAAAACTACAGAATATGGGTAAATCTCTGATTAGAGATGTCTCACACAGCCCAAATTGACAAATTCCCAATGAAATTCCGACTCCACCTATGTTGCCGTACTGACTTAACCTAACGAGCCATGTGGCGGTGAAGAAGTCACGTGAGACCTCTGGTACGTCATCAATTATACCAGCATCGTGTCGCTGTAACGCATCCAGACAGCAATTACGCTGCAATGTGGTCGCCGGCCGCTCTTTGGAATACCTGCCAAGCACCGCATCTTTCGACGCTTGTTACGATCGTCACGAGCTCAGTGCGACCAGTGTGCAAAGTAAGTCAGCGTGCGTGCGCATTGCTGCGTACCGGTTCCGACTTCCGAGCTAAATCTCTCCGCCCGAGTGACGGAGGAGCAGCAGGCCAGGTGTAAGTGTGTTTCGAGGCGTTGGTTAACTGTTACATAACCTGAtcaatttccatcattttcCATCGCACATCGCCTTCCTTTGACCGGCACTGCAACATCCGCACGGTGTCGCGCAACCACAGCAAGCGTACGTGCAGGCATGGTTTTGCCTATTTCACTGACTGGAGACTTCACCGCGTACATTCCCCGCGTTGGGATGGATAAGCCAGCGGGGCGCTTAGAAAGGATAGTGCTAGCGAACGAAACTCGTGCTAGATTTACACACCGATTGCGCCTCTCTGCCAGCCAAGGGACACTCCTCCCGAGGGGACTTCTTATCAAACTCCAGACTGTTTTGGTTGCTGCCTATTACCTCTAAACAGCACGTACGTGGGCCACGCCGCGCGTACGTGTACAAGTGCTCGGCCGCAAGTGCCTGGCCAGAACGAGTTTGCCCCAACGGCATATCtcagctgccgccgccgcctgtcAGCTTTAGATATATtcccaccagcaccagccgcAGTAGGTGATGCTAATAATTAGCATGCCGCTCGatttgcagcagcagaaacagcagaagagtaaataaagtaaacaacaggcacacaaaaaaggcacaTCACCTAGGCGTCCTGCGTGGAATTGATAAGTTGCATAACTTTGAATCATTAATCTCCACCGTAATGGTAAAAAGCTCCTCCGCTCTGCCTCTTTAACTCGGGTTTCGTACCGGCTCTTTATTTCGTCACACTGCGCCGCTCCACACCAaagggatagagagagagagagagagagagagaaagcacgGGCGGAATTGCAACGGGGCACGGTTCGTTATAAAACGGTACTGATAAAAATCCCATGCATAGTGTTGTTGTTTAGCATTCGCTGGCTAAATCTGGCTCAAATTTGCATAAGCGTGTTTACACCCGTGCCGTGGTGTAATgtcaaaaaaggaaaaaaaatgtaccaAGGGGAATACTCAATTGGTTGCAATCAAAACTGGGTGATAGAAGCAGGggttttcatttccattttttgccCCTGGAGTTGGGAATGTTCCCAAAAGACTCGTCTACCAGGGTAGCAGTGCAGCGAGTAATAAGAGAACATTTTGAAGATTTATTTACTGAGAAATTGCTCAGTTACTGTTTTAGCAGGACACTTTTGATTCGGTAGCGTTTCAGCACGCCCTTACTTACGTCCAGATTTGGCCAAAATCAACATCAATAGAACATCAATAGCCTAATAAAAGGTTCTACCTAATAATTGCGGATTTGTTAACTCATTTTCGAGATCATTTCATATGTGCTTTCGGTTGATTTGAAACCCAAAACGAATCCCTaggaaaaaatatgttttgttttgcattttttcacTCCATCTTTTCGTTAgcaccagtgctgcaaaatgtcactgtcaatgtcattaaaaaaaatctgattgaaataaaattcatGTCAGAgccacgtactcaattgtgctGGTCAGAGGTGAtgctcaaacagttggtgtgtCCAATACATGATTCGTGATATTTTAGCAATCAACGCTTGGCCAGTCACTATgttatgacttttttttttactgtgatcagttctgtTAAATGTCACTGGCATAGTCATGACATATTCCTACTGCAACAAAatcatatcagcgtcacgaactctactgtgatgatcagaggtgagacttaaacagttggtgcgacctcacatgcttggtgacacgTTGTGCAACTGCACTCTTGATCAGTCACTTGGGcgcgacattttctgtcgatGATCATCACGACAGTGatgggagatatgcggtgcgtgcgagtggttcaaagaaacaaaatgagcatgttttctcgctctgtttgaccagACAGACAATCACAGTAGACAGAGTGAGAAGGCATGctcaagtatattccaagaatgttgTGATTATCACCAATagaaaatgtcgtgaccaagtgactgaccaagagttggctgctaaacaaaatgtcactaagaatgtgattgatccaccaactgtttcagtcttacctctgatcatctcagttgtgtacgtgagctaatttaagaaaaaatcataattatgcttgcgccggcattaagctcagcttgtcAGTCGGAGTATCGGGTTTGACTCAAGCACTCGCACGTCGCGCAGTGCCGCACGTCATGACGCACtgtcattgagtatcagcaatgaacaTCAAACTACCACgaatatgttcattgttttcgatGGTGACTATAATGTGAatctcatgacattttgcagcactggttagCACCTTGAAAAGTACGGTTAGTTTCTTCGGATTTTGAGCCGACTTGTCGATAGTATTTATGCCGAAATATACTTTTAGCTCTTCTTGTATGATGTAGACAGTTcaactttaatttaatgtaCCCCTTTTTGTCTCACTACCACTGTATTTACGCCCAGCACTGTACAACTTCAGTTTgcaatcgtcgtcgtcgacctAACCTGTTTGATCAGTTGTTACACCTGCAAAACAGCTGGGCGCAAAACGAGTTCACTTTGCGCGCTCGAGTGGTCGCGCCATTTACGCGCAACCATTCAAAGTGCGTTTACAGCGTCGCGGTTGCGTCAACGATTCTAGCAGGGTTCGGTGCCGCGCGCCAAGAGAACCAGTGTCAAAGTCgttcaaccaaaaaaaaaaaaaccattgtaAGCTAGACATGACCTTGACGATTTAGTAGCGTTAGTTCATCTATTTTTGTTGTGCTTCTTCCATGTTCTCGCACTCCGTGCCAACGTTCCGTCGGTTGGAGGCAACTGGATTCTCCAAGATTCTCGCTATTTTCAACAACCCACCGTGGTTTTGTATGGCGGACAGCACACTGTCTACactttcaactttccctcggTTCCGAAGCACGCATGCGGATGGCGTGCGAGACTTCCCCCACCCTTCGCGCGTGCCTGCCATAATAGACAACACGCCGGAACATGACATTGGAAGCCatacccaacacacac is a window from the Anopheles merus strain MAF chromosome X, AmerM5.1, whole genome shotgun sequence genome containing:
- the LOC121589700 gene encoding protein FAM107B isoform X1 produces the protein MYRPHFIPTKTIREKMRIFEQDETNLDDRIVPNGNSTYASAPAQHQQRRASSAELHAHPTGPGAGMMRPISTSQSVMTDAQGLIVPKKLANPVLESIDRQNLHREMMFNQKIGKSVLNQKSELQRALEKQKERQVLAAQNLAKQTEQTIATELGRVIMQRAQRLEQQKGGSGTGGTDPTGGSINPEYLNARAKLRATVDTK
- the LOC121589700 gene encoding protein FAM107B isoform X2 — protein: MMRPISTSQSVMTDAQGLIVPKKLANPVLESIDRQNLHREMMFNQKIGKSVLNQKSELQRALEKQKERQVLAAQNLAKQTEQTIATELGRVIMQRAQRLEQQKGGSGTGGTDPTGGSINPEYLNARAKLRATVDTK